In the Thermodesulfovibrio yellowstonii DSM 11347 genome, one interval contains:
- a CDS encoding peroxiredoxin — protein METKMPLLGEKVDDRKIKTTHGIINFPSDYKGKWVILFSHPADFTPVCTTEFVAFQKRIDEFKSLNCELIGLSIDQVFSHIKWVEWIKEKLGVEITFPIISDDMGEIAKSFGMISPAKGTNTIRAVFVIDPNGILRVILYYPQEIGRNIDEIVRTVKALQISDANKVAIPAGWPNNELIGDKVIVPPASDVKTAQERPKQFECFDWWFCYKKL, from the coding sequence ATGGAAACAAAAATGCCTTTATTAGGAGAAAAAGTGGATGACAGAAAAATTAAAACTACTCACGGTATCATCAATTTCCCTTCTGATTATAAGGGGAAATGGGTAATTCTTTTCAGTCACCCTGCAGATTTTACTCCTGTTTGCACAACTGAATTTGTAGCTTTTCAGAAAAGAATTGATGAATTTAAATCGTTAAATTGTGAGTTAATTGGACTATCTATTGATCAAGTTTTTTCTCACATCAAATGGGTTGAGTGGATTAAGGAAAAACTTGGAGTAGAGATTACTTTTCCAATTATTTCTGATGATATGGGAGAGATTGCAAAATCATTTGGGATGATAAGTCCAGCTAAGGGAACTAATACAATAAGAGCAGTATTTGTTATTGATCCAAATGGAATATTGAGAGTTATTCTCTATTATCCACAGGAAATTGGAAGAAATATTGATGAAATCGTAAGAACTGTAAAAGCATTGCAGATTTCGGATGCAAATAAGGTAGCTATTCCAGCTGGTTGGCCTAATAATGAACTAATCGGAGACAAAGTTATAGTTCCTCCTGCATCAGATGTAAAGACAGCACAGGAAAGACCGAAGCAATTTGAATGCTTTGATTGGTGGTTTTGTTATAAAAAACTATAA
- a CDS encoding class III cytochrome C family protein yields MKSKKGLIVLIAVTFLFAISFVYAQPQDVYDLKLEGAKFPPVKFSHAKHSTDYKVDCKVCHHKEADPKVKVQKCTDCHDPAEAKNGASKAMDAYHKNCIDCHKKAVEEGKAAPTKCNECHKKG; encoded by the coding sequence GTGAAATCTAAAAAAGGTTTGATAGTTCTTATTGCTGTCACTTTTCTGTTTGCAATTTCTTTTGTATATGCTCAACCTCAGGATGTATACGATTTAAAGCTTGAAGGTGCAAAATTTCCACCTGTAAAATTTTCACATGCTAAACATTCCACAGATTATAAAGTAGACTGTAAAGTATGCCATCACAAAGAAGCTGACCCTAAGGTAAAAGTCCAAAAATGCACTGATTGTCATGATCCTGCAGAAGCTAAAAATGGAGCATCAAAAGCTATGGACGCTTATCACAAAAATTGTATAGACTGCCATAAAAAAGCGGTTGAGGAAGGTAAAGCTGCTCCAACAAAATGTAATGAATGTCATAAGAAAGGATAA
- a CDS encoding cytochrome b/b6 domain-containing protein: MKKIYLHPLPVRIWHWINALGFIILIITGAQIRFAENMGIMSFETAVDVHSWLGFILLANYFIWLLYYLFTGKLFKIYIPPFWRPVEFIKNSIRQAKYYGYGIMVGDKNPHHPTPEHKFNPMQQISYLMIMVLLIPLQIITGLMLWDPQLFSSIISLIGGIQIATLIHTGLWIFFSAFIIVHFYLATLGHTPMAHIKAMFTGYEEEHEEH; the protein is encoded by the coding sequence ATGAAAAAGATTTATCTTCATCCGTTGCCAGTTAGAATATGGCACTGGATAAATGCATTAGGATTTATAATTTTAATAATAACAGGAGCACAAATTAGATTTGCTGAGAACATGGGAATTATGAGTTTTGAAACAGCGGTAGATGTTCATAGTTGGCTTGGATTTATTCTTCTTGCTAACTATTTTATATGGCTTCTTTACTATCTTTTTACAGGTAAACTTTTCAAAATATATATTCCACCATTTTGGAGGCCTGTAGAATTTATTAAGAATTCAATCAGACAGGCAAAATATTACGGATATGGAATAATGGTTGGCGATAAGAATCCTCATCATCCAACGCCAGAGCATAAATTTAATCCAATGCAGCAGATATCTTATTTAATGATTATGGTTCTTCTTATTCCTCTACAAATTATTACTGGATTAATGCTTTGGGATCCTCAATTATTTAGCTCAATAATCAGTTTAATTGGAGGAATTCAGATTGCTACTCTTATTCATACAGGATTGTGGATATTTTTCAGTGCTTTTATAATAGTGCATTTCTATCTTGCTACATTAGGACATACCCCTATGGCTCATATTAAAGCCATGTTTACAGGTTATGAAGAGGAACATGAAGAGCATTGA
- a CDS encoding multiheme c-type cytochrome: MKTLQKALDSGGSLSLYIDGNKFEKSVHGAMDCSSCHPDITLKNHPKPKKITDRKVYIKEFSKNCLNCHPQDSLMKPKVHGEVVKKGEVFCSECHGSHYITSMKDWKKKASFSEYCLTCHQSNITKTLPSKEKISLKVNESEIKKSVHAKFQCLVCHDDFSKVNHPIYNYKDKNQYRKEMTRICTKCHTDKELQKNPAHYALTKTTSCIECHGYHGVKPTKVAKTLPENQYCLNCHSRPISMKMKNGETLSVQVKETDILNSVHKKLKCTECHKEFSTTQHPVRSFESVANYRAKAKDVCNNCHQDAVKKYDISIHAEALKKGNQQSPDCLKCHDYHKVVLITKDKSASSELCVKCHNESGRAFKESVHQKAINDGKQNAPTCASCHNSHDVLAANIAQLGNSCVKCHKDVKTSHNKWLWNPPVKLTTFVDAHFNSASCAACHTTVNKAIYLTLFDRAKKKPLTESEVAKIFGVDPKEVKGKIDYNNDGKIQEQELWQFMSSVKAKAKANLSGRIDVINSNDAHKIEPKSKAIKDCAACHDPSASFAAKIEINREGGKAVKFDLERSAINSAYAIPNIKDFYVLGLTKIKILDILFFIALLGGVAVPVGHLTLRILTAPIRRKRREGK, encoded by the coding sequence ATGAAAACATTACAGAAAGCGTTAGATAGTGGTGGATCCCTTTCCCTTTATATTGATGGTAACAAATTTGAAAAATCTGTTCATGGCGCGATGGATTGTTCATCCTGTCATCCAGATATCACATTAAAAAATCATCCAAAACCCAAAAAAATAACTGACAGGAAGGTATATATTAAAGAATTTTCTAAAAACTGTTTGAACTGTCACCCTCAAGATTCATTAATGAAACCTAAAGTTCATGGAGAAGTAGTGAAAAAAGGTGAAGTTTTCTGTTCTGAATGTCATGGTTCACATTACATAACTTCAATGAAGGATTGGAAAAAGAAAGCAAGTTTTTCTGAATATTGTCTAACATGTCATCAGTCTAACATTACTAAAACTTTGCCAAGCAAAGAAAAGATTTCTCTTAAAGTTAATGAGTCCGAAATTAAAAAATCAGTCCATGCCAAGTTTCAATGTCTTGTCTGCCACGATGATTTTTCAAAGGTAAACCATCCTATATATAATTATAAAGATAAAAATCAATACAGAAAAGAAATGACAAGAATATGCACAAAATGTCATACAGACAAAGAATTACAGAAAAATCCAGCTCATTATGCTCTTACTAAGACAACATCCTGTATTGAATGTCATGGCTATCACGGTGTAAAGCCAACTAAGGTTGCCAAGACACTTCCAGAAAATCAATATTGCTTAAACTGCCATAGCAGACCTATTTCAATGAAAATGAAAAATGGAGAAACATTATCAGTTCAGGTAAAAGAGACAGATATTTTAAATTCGGTTCATAAGAAACTTAAATGTACGGAATGTCATAAAGAATTTTCTACAACGCAACATCCGGTGAGAAGCTTTGAGTCTGTGGCGAATTACAGAGCAAAGGCAAAAGATGTTTGCAACAACTGCCATCAAGATGCAGTTAAAAAATACGATATTAGCATTCATGCTGAAGCTCTTAAGAAAGGAAATCAACAATCACCAGATTGCCTAAAATGTCATGATTATCATAAAGTTGTATTAATCACTAAAGATAAATCTGCAAGCTCAGAGCTTTGTGTAAAATGTCACAATGAGTCAGGACGGGCATTTAAAGAAAGCGTTCATCAGAAAGCCATAAATGATGGTAAGCAGAATGCTCCAACCTGTGCATCCTGCCATAATTCTCACGATGTTCTTGCAGCAAATATTGCTCAACTTGGTAATTCATGTGTTAAATGCCATAAAGATGTCAAAACAAGCCATAACAAATGGCTCTGGAATCCTCCTGTAAAACTCACTACATTTGTAGATGCTCACTTTAATTCAGCATCCTGTGCTGCATGTCATACCACAGTTAATAAAGCTATTTATCTTACACTTTTTGATAGAGCTAAGAAAAAACCATTAACAGAATCTGAAGTTGCTAAAATTTTTGGTGTTGATCCAAAAGAGGTTAAAGGTAAAATTGATTACAATAATGACGGGAAAATTCAAGAACAAGAACTCTGGCAGTTTATGTCTTCAGTTAAGGCAAAAGCAAAGGCAAATCTTTCTGGAAGAATTGATGTTATAAATTCTAATGATGCTCATAAAATTGAACCAAAATCTAAAGCTATTAAAGACTGTGCAGCCTGTCACGATCCTTCAGCTTCTTTTGCAGCAAAGATTGAAATTAATAGGGAAGGGGGAAAGGCTGTTAAATTTGATTTGGAAAGAAGTGCAATAAACTCAGCCTATGCAATTCCAAATATTAAAGATTTTTATGTATTAGGACTGACAAAAATAAAAATACTTGATATTTTATTCTTCATAGCTTTATTAGGCGGTGTGGCAGTTCCTGTGGGACATTTAACGCTCAGAATTTTAACAGCTCCAATTAGAAGAAAGAGAAGGGAGGGCAAATAA
- the resB gene encoding cytochrome c biogenesis protein ResB, which yields MSKIDRWNEKIWNFFASVDLAIALFIIISIGAAIGTIIPQQTDPEAIVRFFSKFLPPVSAMKAYEIVNLLDLNNLYHSWWFTFLLFMFALNLIVCSTDRLPSLLKSFKTSSHPLPAQVLEKMPIKKKIDNIQPNILDKINGILKNKGFSIHVFETQEGIQIQAQKWSKTRLAVYLTHLSILIILVGTLMGTFWGFRGSMNIVEGTGLNFAISDSGKAIPLDFEVRCDKFEAEYYENSSIPKAYRSYIRILENGQVIKFDNKENVIIEVNQPFSYKGITFYQASYGFQPSEHAEFRFTYFDKTGKEHKINARFEEKFNIPGTSAIASVIDFSPALGIDEQGKLFNMDTNMINPAVLVQFDDKGKKTEQWILTRIPETWVTPYGKLKFNELWGAQFTGLQIRKDPGIPLIYIGSIFLCIGLFISLFLRPITLFVTISKDNLIFYCPSSKTSLIIEKQINEIINKLKGENI from the coding sequence ATGTCAAAAATTGATAGATGGAATGAAAAGATTTGGAATTTCTTCGCATCAGTTGATCTTGCCATAGCTTTGTTTATTATTATCTCAATTGGTGCAGCAATCGGAACAATCATCCCACAACAAACAGACCCTGAAGCAATAGTAAGGTTTTTTTCTAAATTTCTTCCTCCTGTAAGTGCTATGAAAGCTTATGAGATAGTAAACCTTTTAGATTTGAATAATCTTTATCACAGTTGGTGGTTTACTTTTTTACTTTTTATGTTTGCTTTAAACTTAATTGTTTGCTCTACGGACAGACTGCCTTCACTTTTAAAATCATTTAAAACCTCTTCCCATCCTCTGCCGGCTCAAGTTTTAGAGAAAATGCCAATAAAGAAAAAAATAGATAATATTCAACCTAATATTTTGGATAAAATTAATGGAATATTAAAAAATAAAGGTTTTTCAATACATGTTTTTGAAACCCAAGAAGGGATACAAATTCAAGCTCAAAAATGGAGTAAAACAAGATTAGCTGTATATTTAACTCATTTGAGCATCCTTATTATACTTGTCGGAACTCTCATGGGAACTTTTTGGGGTTTTAGAGGCTCTATGAATATAGTAGAGGGAACAGGATTAAACTTTGCAATTTCTGATAGTGGCAAAGCAATTCCTTTAGATTTTGAAGTTAGATGCGATAAATTTGAAGCTGAATACTATGAAAATTCTTCTATACCAAAGGCTTATAGAAGTTACATAAGAATTTTAGAAAATGGACAAGTTATAAAATTTGATAATAAAGAAAATGTTATAATTGAAGTTAATCAACCATTTTCATATAAAGGAATCACTTTTTATCAGGCAAGTTATGGTTTTCAACCTTCAGAACATGCTGAATTTAGATTCACCTATTTTGATAAAACAGGTAAAGAACATAAAATAAATGCCCGCTTTGAAGAGAAATTTAATATTCCTGGTACATCTGCTATCGCTTCTGTTATTGATTTTTCACCTGCATTAGGGATTGATGAACAGGGAAAACTTTTCAATATGGATACAAATATGATAAATCCTGCTGTTTTAGTGCAATTTGATGACAAAGGCAAGAAAACTGAACAATGGATACTAACAAGAATTCCTGAAACATGGGTAACCCCTTATGGAAAACTAAAGTTTAATGAACTATGGGGAGCACAATTTACAGGACTTCAGATAAGAAAAGACCCTGGAATTCCTTTAATTTATATAGGTTCAATCTTTCTGTGTATAGGTCTTTTTATTTCTCTTTTTTTACGACCTATTACATTATTTGTAACCATAAGTAAAGATAATTTAATATTTTATTGTCCATCTTCAAAAACTTCTTTAATAATTGAAAAACAGATTAATGAAATTATCAACAAACTGAAAGGAGAAAATATATGA